The region CGGGGATCAGCGCTTCCATTTCCCGGGATGTCACGATCGCACCTGAGATCTCCACCAGGGCAATATTTTCCCCGGCGTGATCGGCCAAGGCGGAGCCGTTTCCTCTGCCGTGGACAGGGAAGGCGAAAAGAAACAGGAGGATAAGGGTCGGGATGATCGTCCGCATCATGGTATTTCGAACTGGAAGTCAAGATCCAGCCCGTAATCCTTCTCGCCACGCTGCTCACCGACGAGGCTGAACGTTTCGGAGATCCTGTACTTGAGGGACACCTCCTGTTCCTCGTCGGTGAGGATCGGTGTCGAGTAGGTCAGATACACCTTGTCGCTCAACTTCTTGTCCACCTGGATCCGGGTCGTCCTCTCACCGGTGGAGGAAATGGAGGAAGGGTTGATCACGAACCGGTCGAAACCGGTCACCCGCTCAACCTCCGTCTCCAGCTTTCCCTTGAGCTCACGCGTGAGAAGGAGGGTGGCCTCGGCGGCCGACAGGCCTGATCTGGAGGCAAAGGCCTGTTCTCCAACCGCTCCCCACGTCAGGAGAGAGATGATGTCCCCCTCGCTGAGAGCCGGTGAGGCAGCCAGTTCGAGCCGGAACCTGTCGGGCACGCCGGAAGCGAGAAGCTCAACCGAGTAGTCTCTGACCTTCCCTTCCCTGTCGAAGCCCGTCACCTCGGTCCTCCCTCCGAAATCGAAGCTGGGCTCGATCCTCTTGGGGTTGAAAAAACCGACGGAACCGCTCGTCACCTCGAAGGAGTGTCCCCGGTATTCGATCGTCCCTTCAAGGACCTCCATCCTCCCTGACAGGGACGGTTCGGCCGCGGTCCCCCGCAGGTGCAGGGTTCCCGTCGCGGTACCGCGCATAAGCTTGACATCAACTGTAATGGGTGCCGCTGTTTCCATCCCGACGTCCAGCCCGAGCCATCGTCCCTTGTGCCCGTTGATTTCCGGACCCTTATTGCCCGGACCGGTGTCGCCGGCTTCGGAGATAAGGGCGATGAGGTTGTCGATATCCACCTCTCTCCTGTACACTCCCTCGTCCATGCTGACGGTGCCTCTGAGCAGTCCGCGATCCTCCGAGAACCTGAGAGAAAGGTCGGCACGGTCGACCGTTTCCAGACCTTCCGGAAAGCTGACAGGAACACCTTCGGCCTTCCAGGTCAGCGTTCCATTGACCGGCTTGACCCCGGCCATGCCCAGTTCTCCCCCCATGAGGATGGTCCCGCCGCCGGTAGCGCCGATGATCTGACCGAAATGAAGCTGGTCGCCGACGATCTCCAGTTTACCCTTGAGATCTGTTACCGGAAGGTCGAAGGGGATATGGGCCACACAGCTCGCGCCGGCAAACCGGACAGATCCGTTGAGAAGGGGTTTCGCAAGCCTGCCGTCCACCTTTATCAGGATGTCGGCCTGTCCGGTAAAGGAATCCACAGTAGGTTCGAGAAAGGACAGCCCTTTCAGGTCGATACTGCCGGTGACATTCCCCCCGATACCGGCATCCGGAGCGATCCCCAGCTCACCGGTTAACACGGACTCGCCCGACTGCAGGTTGAGTTCAGTGAACCTGATACCTGTCTGAGGGAAATAGGTAAAGGGGATCCGGTCCCGCGACTTGAAGTGGACACCCTTTATCTCCATGTCCGCGGCGGTGATCACACCGTCCACCCGGGTCTGGCTGATCCTCTTGAGGATCCCGGCGGCGTCGGCTGTCAACGAGACCCATCCCGACACGGCATCGGCGGGGATCCTGACCCCGATCAGATCGTTGATCGCATCCCTGTCCACCTTGTCCGGTGACCGGATCGTGCCGGAAAAAGGAAACCTCCCGCGAAAATCGGCCGTCGCCTCAGCCGCGAAATCTCCATCCAGGAGTTTTGCCTGCGCCTCGAGGCGGCTGCCTTTAAAGCGGAAATTTCCCTCACCTCCCCTCCAGGGGCGTCCCTCGAAGAACAACTGTTCCCAATCCGCGTCGACCCTGGCGTCCAGCTCCTTTCCGTCAAGCGTCCCGGACGCCTTCCCCGCGAGGGCGAGCTCGCCTGCGAGGGGCACCCGGATGATCTTCAGATACCTGACACCATCAACCAGGATCGGGTCCTCGGTGTGCATCTCCACCTCGTACCGTCCCTCGCTCACGTTCCCCTTCCCGGTGATCAGCCTCCCGTCCTTGAGAAGGTCGATCCGTTCGGCCGTAAGGACCCCCTTTGCGAGACTGCCCGAAACCGTTATCTCGTCGTAGCTCTCTTCAAGAAACCGGCCTGCGAAAAGAGACAAGGTCCCGGTGCCGTCCCAACCTTCTTCAGCAAGCGTGGCGTCGAATTTGCCCTGCACCTTTCCCGTCACCTCCAGCCCAACGCCTCCTGACTCCAGGATCTCCTCGACCTTTCCGTTGGTGATCTCACCCCCGACCCATGGTTCCCCCTTCCCCGGTCCGAAGGGGAGATAGGCCTGTCCGACGAAGACCGTTGTACCGGTACGCAAGGTGACCATGGGGAGGCTCAGACCGGATCGGTCCAGATCGAGGTGTGTCTGGAGCAGATCGGCAGCGACCCCCTTCCATCCTGGACCGTCGATCTCCATATCGAGCCGGGCCGCGGCATCTGGCCATTGGCCGGAAATTTCCCCTGTAAGGCGCAGCTCACCTTCCATCGCCTCCAGGCCGGGGACGGCGTCCAGATCTGACAGGCTGCCGCCGGCCTGGTCGATGACCAGAGCAGGGCCGTCCCCCGATACAGAACCTGTGATGTCCACGGACAAACCGCCCCATTGGACTTTGAGTCCTATATCAGACAGTGCCATTTTCGCGTAGGCGCCGGAGAGGGAAAAGTCGAGTTCCCTCCTCAGATCGTTCCTGATAGCCACATCCACCTTTCCGTCCAGCGATATGTCGGCGGCCCCTCCTGACAGCTGACCTGACACCACAGCCGTGGCCTTAATAGCGCCGTCCGGGGTGGATCCCTCGCCGCCCACCTCCCCCATCAGTTCGCGAAGAGGATAACCGTCCGCTTCAAGGCTCATTTCAAAGGGTAATTTCGGGTCGAATCCGAGAGTTAACCCGGTCGTCAGTTCCTGACCCCGGTACCTCATGGATCCGTTAATCACCTCGCAACCGGCAGTGTCCAGGTGCACGTCGGCGCTGATGCGATCGATCACACGATCGGCTATCCTGAGTTCACGGCCT is a window of bacterium DNA encoding:
- a CDS encoding translocation/assembly module TamB domain-containing protein — translated: MKRRILAFFIVLVLTGATVGVKLAASPEVDRWLRRTIIDQAEKHLGVHASLGEIDRNFFLTKLSLSDVTLRDLKGSGKSITAVRMTVHIDPYAFIRGTLAIRDLRLEGLSLEVQRSLDGELLIEPLFPFWQRSGAGDGKIAPLRFTLGNVSLLDVDLTYTDVPGGLRVKLEDVVILLSRSRFDPPDRRSVSLRTKSGTLNWKAFPKGKDVIIRDLSGNFAVSRMGVQIARLTLDTGPLSVDMSGMMSLERNGEINAGMTIGLNLGQIPWAAEGTEGKVSLKGSMGGDLSDPSFRGQLEGRELRIADRVIDRISADVHLDTAGCEVINGSMRYRGQELTTGLTLGFDPKLPFEMSLEADGYPLRELMGEVGGEGSTPDGAIKATAVVSGQLSGGAADISLDGKVDVAIRNDLRRELDFSLSGAYAKMALSDIGLKVQWGGLSVDITGSVSGDGPALVIDQAGGSLSDLDAVPGLEAMEGELRLTGEISGQWPDAAARLDMEIDGPGWKGVAADLLQTHLDLDRSGLSLPMVTLRTGTTVFVGQAYLPFGPGKGEPWVGGEITNGKVEEILESGGVGLEVTGKVQGKFDATLAEEGWDGTGTLSLFAGRFLEESYDEITVSGSLAKGVLTAERIDLLKDGRLITGKGNVSEGRYEVEMHTEDPILVDGVRYLKIIRVPLAGELALAGKASGTLDGKELDARVDADWEQLFFEGRPWRGGEGNFRFKGSRLEAQAKLLDGDFAAEATADFRGRFPFSGTIRSPDKVDRDAINDLIGVRIPADAVSGWVSLTADAAGILKRISQTRVDGVITAADMEIKGVHFKSRDRIPFTYFPQTGIRFTELNLQSGESVLTGELGIAPDAGIGGNVTGSIDLKGLSFLEPTVDSFTGQADILIKVDGRLAKPLLNGSVRFAGASCVAHIPFDLPVTDLKGKLEIVGDQLHFGQIIGATGGGTILMGGELGMAGVKPVNGTLTWKAEGVPVSFPEGLETVDRADLSLRFSEDRGLLRGTVSMDEGVYRREVDIDNLIALISEAGDTGPGNKGPEINGHKGRWLGLDVGMETAAPITVDVKLMRGTATGTLHLRGTAAEPSLSGRMEVLEGTIEYRGHSFEVTSGSVGFFNPKRIEPSFDFGGRTEVTGFDREGKVRDYSVELLASGVPDRFRLELAASPALSEGDIISLLTWGAVGEQAFASRSGLSAAEATLLLTRELKGKLETEVERVTGFDRFVINPSSISSTGERTTRIQVDKKLSDKVYLTYSTPILTDEEQEVSLKYRISETFSLVGEQRGEKDYGLDLDFQFEIP